Within Sporosarcina sp. ANT_H38, the genomic segment CAGGGATGATGTTCAAGACGAAAGTTGGAGAACTCTCTATTAAAGCAACTGAATTCACGTTCCTTACAAAGGCACTACGTCCACTTCCTGAGAAATTCCACGGATTGAAAGATATCGAACAGCGTTATCGTCAGCGATATTTGGATTTGATTGCGACTGAAGGTAGTAAAGAGACGTTCATTCTAAGAAGTCGTATCATCCAGTCGATGCGTCGCTATTTAGATGGACAAGGTTTCCTTGAAGTTGAAACGCCGATGCTACACGCAATTGCTGGAGGAGCTTCTGCACGTCCGTTTATCACGCACCACAATGCACTCGATATGGAATTGTATATGCGTATTGCAATCGAACTCCATTTGAAACGCCTCATTGTAGGTGGACTTGAGAAGGTTTATGAAATTGGACGTGTTTTCCGTAATGAGGGAACTTCGACGCGCCATAACCCTGAATTCACGATGATAGAACTATATGAAGCATATGCGGATTATAAAGATATCATGGCATTGACTGAAAACATGGTCTCGCATATTGCGCAAGAGGTGCTTGGTAAGACTGAAGTGCAGTACGGGGATGATTTAATAAATTTAGCTCCAGGGTGGACTCGTCTACATATGGTTGATGCAATCAAACAATATACGGGTGCCGACTTCTGGAAAGAGATGACGAAGGAAGAAGCTCATGCGCTTGCTGAAGAACATGGAATAGAAGTGCTAGCGACTATGGAAGTAGGCCATGTACTAAATGAATTCTTCGAACAAAAAGTAGAAGAGCAACTTGTACAACCGACATTCATCTATGGGCATCCAGTTGAGATCTCGCCGCTTGCGAAGAAAAATCCGGAAGATGGTCGCTTTACAGATCGGTTCGAATTATTTATTGTGCGTCGCGAACACGCGAATGCATTTACAGAGCTAAACGATCCAATCGATCAGCGTGAACGTTTCGAATCACAACTTGTTGAAAAAGAACAAGGGAATGACGAAGCGCATGATATGGACGATGACTTCATTGAAGCCCTTGAGTACGGATTACCACCAACTGGAGGTCTTGGGATTGGGGTCGATCGACTAGTTATGTTGTTAACGAATGCGCAATCGATTCGTGATATCCTTCTATTCCCGCAGATGCGTAAGAAAGAATAAAGAAAATAATCGCTATGCAATGCCTTTGAAAGTGCGTTGCATAGCGGTTTTTGTTTTATTTTAAAAGAAATTGAAACTAAATTTGAAATTAGTGTTGCATTTAAAATGACCAGGTGTTATATTAGATAACGTTGCCAGTCCGACATATCGAAAACAGTCAAACAACGAAAAAAGAAATTGAAATTAGTTGTTGACACGGACGGAACGAAATGTTATGATATAAAAGTTGTCACCGAAACAACGACAACTACTAAAAGTGAAGAATGCAAGTTGATTCTTCCTACATGAACCTTGAAAACTGAACAGCAAAACATCAATGAAATATAGCGAGAGTGCTAACGCACTTGAGCAAAACGTTTCTAGTAAGTCGGCTTCGGTCGGACGAAAAAAACACACACTAGAATCTTCGGATTCGGGGGAGGAATTTGATTCCTCCTTAGTCAGCAAGAAATGAGCTATTC encodes:
- the lysS gene encoding lysine--tRNA ligase, with amino-acid sequence MSHLDEMNDQLLVRRQKMEDIRESGLDPFGSRFERTHLSNEIREQFEEISKEELDETPHQVTIAGRIMTKRGKGKAGFANLQDLGGQVQIYVRQDAIGEDAYKLYNSTDLGDIIGITGMMFKTKVGELSIKATEFTFLTKALRPLPEKFHGLKDIEQRYRQRYLDLIATEGSKETFILRSRIIQSMRRYLDGQGFLEVETPMLHAIAGGASARPFITHHNALDMELYMRIAIELHLKRLIVGGLEKVYEIGRVFRNEGTSTRHNPEFTMIELYEAYADYKDIMALTENMVSHIAQEVLGKTEVQYGDDLINLAPGWTRLHMVDAIKQYTGADFWKEMTKEEAHALAEEHGIEVLATMEVGHVLNEFFEQKVEEQLVQPTFIYGHPVEISPLAKKNPEDGRFTDRFELFIVRREHANAFTELNDPIDQRERFESQLVEKEQGNDEAHDMDDDFIEALEYGLPPTGGLGIGVDRLVMLLTNAQSIRDILLFPQMRKKE